The following are from one region of the Pseudodesulfovibrio piezophilus C1TLV30 genome:
- the tsaD gene encoding tRNA (adenosine(37)-N6)-threonylcarbamoyltransferase complex transferase subunit TsaD yields the protein MLTLGIETSCDETAVALVEDGKLLCEKLATQIDVHALFGGVVPEIASREHLRVLPCLFQELLVETGILASDIDNVAVARGPGLLGSLLVGVSFAKGLSLATGATLIGVNHLWAHLLAPGLVEELAFPALGLLVSGGHTHTYLISSPIEFELLGRTLDDAAGEAFDKVAKLLNFPYPGGRFIDMLGHEAEPDTRLFPRPYIDNSSLDFSFSGLKTAVAQYVASHPELIFSEMADTDAIEALSSNERHNLATVCASFNWSVVETLKIKVERALQQTRRVKSLVIAGGVAANTRLRNTMQEFAVKKSLQLTLPELDLCTDNGAMVAYAGSLLIEAGYSHGLDIEAIPRGQVVPMDWKVGKSV from the coding sequence ATGCTGACGCTTGGAATTGAAACATCATGTGATGAGACAGCAGTTGCTTTAGTTGAGGATGGGAAACTTCTCTGTGAGAAATTGGCCACACAGATAGATGTCCATGCGCTCTTTGGTGGGGTGGTGCCGGAAATAGCCTCACGTGAGCATTTGCGTGTCTTGCCGTGTCTTTTCCAGGAGCTTCTCGTTGAAACCGGTATTCTGGCAAGCGATATTGATAATGTCGCCGTTGCCAGGGGGCCAGGGTTGCTTGGGAGCCTCCTCGTGGGTGTGAGTTTTGCCAAGGGATTAAGTTTGGCTACAGGGGCGACACTTATTGGTGTTAATCATCTTTGGGCGCATCTGTTGGCACCAGGACTCGTTGAAGAGCTTGCTTTTCCAGCGTTAGGGCTTTTGGTCTCCGGGGGGCACACTCATACCTATTTGATATCCTCACCGATCGAATTCGAGTTGCTCGGTCGGACACTGGACGACGCAGCTGGAGAGGCATTTGATAAGGTCGCGAAACTTTTGAATTTTCCTTATCCTGGTGGTCGTTTTATTGATATGCTGGGTCATGAGGCAGAGCCGGATACACGTCTCTTTCCTCGTCCCTATATTGACAACTCAAGTCTTGATTTCAGCTTTAGTGGGTTGAAAACTGCCGTCGCTCAATATGTTGCTTCTCACCCAGAATTGATATTTTCAGAAATGGCCGACACTGACGCTATCGAAGCTTTATCTAGTAATGAAAGACATAATTTGGCAACGGTCTGTGCTTCCTTCAATTGGAGCGTCGTCGAAACTTTGAAAATAAAGGTTGAGCGCGCTTTGCAGCAAACGAGAAGAGTGAAGAGCCTGGTCATTGCTGGAGGTGTTGCCGCCAATACAAGGCTTCGAAATACCATGCAGGAGTTTGCTGTTAAAAAATCACTTCAGTTGACATTGCCGGAGCTTGATTTATGTACAGATAATGGAGCCATGGTTGCCTATGCTGGTTCTCTTTTGATCGAAGCCGGATACAGTCATGGCCTTGATATCGAAGCTATCCCGAGAGGGCAGGTTGTCCCAATGGATTGGAAGGTTGGCAAAAGCGTCTGA
- the fbp gene encoding class 1 fructose-bisphosphatase, giving the protein MSQQVTVTEHILLHQKMIPGATGQFTRLFNELVLSAKIIARAVNKAGLVDVLGFTGDINVQGEEVKKLDEYANRILIHRLSRSGVLCAMASEENADIIEVPENFPRGDYIIIFDPLDGSSNIDVNVNIGTIFSIFKRRSNSDAALLSSDVLQKGSEQVAAGYILYGSSTMLIFSTGDGVHGFTLDPSVGEFILSHPNIRIPEQGKIYSVNEGYERYWDRDTKKALSYFKSPKNALRKPYSGRYIGSLVADFHRNLLYGGIFMYPADLRDPKKPWGKLRLTCECNPMAFIVEKAGGLAIDGLKRILDIEPEHLHQRAPFFCGSAKDVQVVQEIFEAEARRKKKK; this is encoded by the coding sequence ATGTCACAGCAAGTAACGGTTACAGAGCATATTCTCCTGCATCAAAAAATGATACCAGGAGCAACTGGGCAGTTTACACGCCTTTTTAATGAATTGGTTCTCTCGGCTAAAATTATTGCGCGTGCAGTGAACAAAGCAGGCCTTGTCGATGTGCTGGGCTTTACCGGTGATATTAATGTACAAGGCGAAGAAGTCAAAAAACTCGATGAATATGCGAATCGAATTCTGATTCACCGACTTTCGCGTTCAGGTGTGCTCTGTGCTATGGCCTCTGAAGAAAACGCTGATATTATAGAGGTTCCGGAGAATTTTCCGCGTGGAGATTATATTATAATTTTTGATCCACTTGATGGCTCATCCAATATTGATGTGAATGTCAATATTGGGACGATTTTTTCAATTTTCAAACGTCGATCCAATTCGGATGCAGCTTTGCTTTCGAGTGATGTTTTGCAAAAGGGGAGCGAACAGGTTGCTGCCGGGTATATACTCTACGGCTCTTCAACCATGTTGATTTTTTCTACTGGTGACGGAGTACACGGTTTTACACTTGATCCCAGTGTGGGCGAATTCATTTTGTCTCACCCGAATATTCGTATACCTGAGCAAGGTAAAATATATTCTGTGAATGAAGGATATGAACGTTATTGGGATAGGGATACGAAAAAAGCTCTGTCATATTTCAAATCACCAAAAAACGCCTTGAGAAAGCCGTATAGTGGGCGGTACATCGGCTCTCTTGTCGCAGATTTTCACCGTAACTTGTTGTACGGTGGTATTTTCATGTACCCCGCAGATTTGAGAGATCCTAAAAAACCATGGGGTAAGCTGCGGTTGACCTGTGAATGCAATCCTATGGCTTTTATTGTTGAAAAGGCCGGTGGCTTGGCTATCGATGGATTGAAACGGATTCTGGACATTGAGCCTGAGCATTTGCACCAACGTGCTCCATTTTTTTGTGGTTCAGCCAAAGATGTTCAAGTTGTCCAAGAGATTTTTGAAGCCGAAGCCCGGAGAAAAAAGAAAAAGTAA